One Solanum lycopersicum chromosome 2, SLM_r2.1 genomic region harbors:
- the LOC101248442 gene encoding uncharacterized protein At5g39570, protein MSYYPKGHHDDDGTEFDEYDPTPYGGGYDIALTYGRPLPPSEETCYQPSSASDEFDYDRPQYTSYAEPSAYGDEALDNEYQSYSRPKPRPTPSYRPSEETHTYEQPQADYGFQPGVNRPGGESEYGSGYGRKSEYEEEPTSEYGSGYGRKSEYEEPKPQYGSGYGRKSEYEEPSSEYGSGYGRKSEYEEPTPQYGSGYGRKSEYQEPSSEYGSGYGRKSEYEEPTPQYGRRSEYEEPASEYGSGYRKKSEYEEPSSEYGSGYGRRNESEEYGSGGYGRKPSYGQEEGERPSYGRPSYQAEEGEGYERPHYGRSEEEDYRKPSYERRGDDDEGYGRKKYGEDNSDDDDEEKKHRYHHHRKHYDD, encoded by the exons ATGTCTTACTACCCTAAAGGCCACCACGATGACGACGGCACTGAATTTGATGAGTACGATCCAACTCCTTATGGTGGTGGATACGACATTGCTTTGACTTATGGTCGCCCACTTCCGCCATCTGAGGAAACCTGTTATCAGCCTTCCTCAGCTTCTGATGAGTTCGACTATGATCGTCCTCAGTACACTTCGTATGCTGAGCCTTCTGCTTATGGTGATGAGGCTCTTGATAATGAGTACCAGAGCTATTCGAGGCCTAAGCCTCGCCCCACCCCTTCTTATCGTCCATCTGAGGAAACTCATACTTATGAGCAGCCTCAAGCTGATTATGGGTTTCAGCCTGGGGTGAATCGCCCTGGCGGAGAAAGTGAATATGGATCTGGGTATGGACGGAAGAGTGAGTATGAAGAAGAGCCCACATCAGAATATGGATCTGGGTATGGGAGAAAGAGTGAGTACGAAGAGCCTAAACCCCAGTATGGATCTGGGTATGGAAGGAAGAGTGAGTATGAAGAGCCTAGTTCTGAGTATGGATCTGGGTATGGGAGGAAGAGTGAGTATGAAGAACCCACTCCCCAATATGGATCTGGGTATGGGAGGAAGAGTGAGTATCAAGAGCCAAGTTCTGAATACGGATCTGGGTATGGGAGAAAGAGTGAATATGAAGAACCCACTCCCCAGTATGGAAGGAGAAGCGAGTATGAAGAACCCGCTTCCGAATACGGATCAGGGTATCGGAAGAAGAGTGAATACGAGGAGCCAAGCTCTGAATACGGGTCGGGTTATGGGCGTAGGAACGAATCCGAAGAATACGGATCTGGTGGCTATGGCAGGAAGCCTAGCTATGGACAAGAGGAAGGTGAGAGGCCGAGTTATGGGCGTCCAAGCTACCAGGCTGAGGAAGGCGAAGGGTACGAGAGGCCTCACTATGGAAGATCCGAGGAGGAGGACTACAGGAAACCCAGCTACGAGAGgcgtggtgatgatgatgaaggCTATGGTCGCAAGAAATAT GGTGAGGACAACTCCGACGACGATGACGAGGAGAAGAAACATCGCTACCACCACCACCGCAAACACTACGATGATTGA
- the LOC101247179 gene encoding uncharacterized protein isoform X2 yields MKRKRQSKITDLNFDVLKHVMYHVAVSPDGAGNLARTLSVLFKELADDSDILKAAAFDQVNLSGIHESFWRPAGMLCRCLPTGNPTAFNTIRKNAEILNVSYEILKRDMFRGKMILLVRSTALEIANTRARKKAFAAAIDDCSSTCDAVDAQIETIEQFLEMLKAVLKVMRSQIAQ; encoded by the exons ATGAAGCGGAAGAGGCAATCTAAAATAACAGATTTGAACTTCGATGTGTTAAAGCACGTTATGTATCATGTTGCTGTGTCACCTGATGGAGCTGGAAATCTTGCCCGAACTTTATCAGT ACTGTTCAAGGAACTTGCTGATGATTCTGACATCTTAAAAGCCGCGGCGTTTGATCAAGTTAACCTTTCTGGTATTCATGAATCATTCTGGCGACCTGCTGGGATGTTATGTAGGTGCTTACCAACAGGAAATCCAACTGCTTTCAACACAATAAGAAAG AATGCAGAGATATTGAATGTTTCTTATGAGATTCTCAAGAGGGACATGTTCCGTGGAAAAATg ATTCTTTTGGTAAGAAGCACAGCTCTTGAAATTGCAAATACCAGGGCAAGGAAGAAGGCTTTTGCAGCTGCCATAGAT GACTGCTCAAGTACTTGTGATGCCGTTGATGCTCAAATCGAAACTATTGAGCAGTTTTTAGAAATGTTGAAGGCTGTATTGAAAGTAATGAGAAGTCAGATTGCTCAATGA
- the LOC101248932 gene encoding uncharacterized protein translates to MKVGFVAVAVPSVCATLQQGKIRSRGFQLFKRNIRVLTPFHEYETKYYNPIKAHQQSYDSQITILADMPLFESPHASFDRYMEDKPRVLKAISPDNRGTQRINEEEWRIRMEPIGFLFLTAWPVVNMRLRCKTNGKEYPPGVPNHTSMVLEFKITKWDLEGVTEGKNKPSEFRLSMEGVLYPDRRISRIKGRLHMSISFAPPPMLALVPPHVHKDVTQAVMKNMAESMQHKVRNNLLADYAKFKKENPQP, encoded by the exons ATGAAAGTAGGTTTTGTGGCAGTGGCAGTTCCCTCTGTTTGTGCAACGTTGCAGCAGGGGAAAATCAGAAGCAGAGGGTTTCAATTATTCAAGAGAAATATACGAGTGTTGACTCCATTCCATGAATATGAAACAAAATACTATAATCCCATTAAGGCTCATCAACAGAGTTACGATTCACAAATCACCATTTTAGCTGACATGCCCCTCTTTGAATCCCCCCAT GCATCTTTCGATAGGTACATGGAGGACAAACCAAGAGTTTTGAAAGCTATTTCCCCTGATAACAGAGGAACCCAACGTATAAACGAG GAAGAATGGAGAATTCGAATGGAACCAATAGGTTTCTTGTTCCTCACAGCGTGGCCAGTTGTTAACATGAGACTTAGATGCAAAACTAACGGAAAAGAATACCCTCCTGGCGTTCCAAACCATACTTCTATGGTTCTTGAGTTCAAAAtt ACAAAATGGGATCTAGAAGGAGTAACAGAGGGAAAAAACAAGCCATCAGAATTCCGTCTTAGCATGGAAGGTGTACTTTACCCAGATAGAAGAATTAGCAGGATCAAAGGTCGTTTACACATGAGCATTAGCTTCGCTCCACCTCCCATGCTTGCGTTGGTCCCTCCACATGTTCACAAAGATGTCACGCAAGCG GTCATGAAGAATATGGCGGAGAGTATGCAACATAAAGTAAGAAATAATTTGCTCGCTGATTATGCTAAATTCAAGAAGGAAAATCCCCAGCCATAA
- the LOC101247179 gene encoding uncharacterized protein isoform X4, which produces MTQHMSYGCLQFRVLQHQKGSSKSCRLFKELADDSDILKAAAFDQVNLSGIHESFWRPAGMLCRCLPTGNPTAFNTIRKNAEILNVSYEILKRDMFRGKMILLVRSTALEIANTRARKKAFAAAIDDCSSTCDAVDAQIETIEQFLEMLKAVLKVMRSQIAQ; this is translated from the exons ATGACCCAACATATGTCCTATGGCTGTCTACAATTTCGTGTTTTACAACATCAAAAGGGGTCCAGTAAAAG CTGCAGACTGTTCAAGGAACTTGCTGATGATTCTGACATCTTAAAAGCCGCGGCGTTTGATCAAGTTAACCTTTCTGGTATTCATGAATCATTCTGGCGACCTGCTGGGATGTTATGTAGGTGCTTACCAACAGGAAATCCAACTGCTTTCAACACAATAAGAAAG AATGCAGAGATATTGAATGTTTCTTATGAGATTCTCAAGAGGGACATGTTCCGTGGAAAAATg ATTCTTTTGGTAAGAAGCACAGCTCTTGAAATTGCAAATACCAGGGCAAGGAAGAAGGCTTTTGCAGCTGCCATAGAT GACTGCTCAAGTACTTGTGATGCCGTTGATGCTCAAATCGAAACTATTGAGCAGTTTTTAGAAATGTTGAAGGCTGTATTGAAAGTAATGAGAAGTCAGATTGCTCAATGA
- the LOC101247179 gene encoding uncharacterized protein isoform X1: MKRKRQSKITDLNFDVLKHVMYHVAVSPDGAGNLARTLSVCRLFKELADDSDILKAAAFDQVNLSGIHESFWRPAGMLCRCLPTGNPTAFNTIRKNAEILNVSYEILKRDMFRGKMILLVRSTALEIANTRARKKAFAAAIDDCSSTCDAVDAQIETIEQFLEMLKAVLKVMRSQIAQ; this comes from the exons ATGAAGCGGAAGAGGCAATCTAAAATAACAGATTTGAACTTCGATGTGTTAAAGCACGTTATGTATCATGTTGCTGTGTCACCTGATGGAGCTGGAAATCTTGCCCGAACTTTATCAGT CTGCAGACTGTTCAAGGAACTTGCTGATGATTCTGACATCTTAAAAGCCGCGGCGTTTGATCAAGTTAACCTTTCTGGTATTCATGAATCATTCTGGCGACCTGCTGGGATGTTATGTAGGTGCTTACCAACAGGAAATCCAACTGCTTTCAACACAATAAGAAAG AATGCAGAGATATTGAATGTTTCTTATGAGATTCTCAAGAGGGACATGTTCCGTGGAAAAATg ATTCTTTTGGTAAGAAGCACAGCTCTTGAAATTGCAAATACCAGGGCAAGGAAGAAGGCTTTTGCAGCTGCCATAGAT GACTGCTCAAGTACTTGTGATGCCGTTGATGCTCAAATCGAAACTATTGAGCAGTTTTTAGAAATGTTGAAGGCTGTATTGAAAGTAATGAGAAGTCAGATTGCTCAATGA
- the LOC101247179 gene encoding uncharacterized protein isoform X3 — protein sequence MTQHMSYGCLQFRVLQHQKGSSKRLFKELADDSDILKAAAFDQVNLSGIHESFWRPAGMLCRCLPTGNPTAFNTIRKNAEILNVSYEILKRDMFRGKMILLVRSTALEIANTRARKKAFAAAIDDCSSTCDAVDAQIETIEQFLEMLKAVLKVMRSQIAQ from the exons ATGACCCAACATATGTCCTATGGCTGTCTACAATTTCGTGTTTTACAACATCAAAAGGGGTCCAGTAAAAG ACTGTTCAAGGAACTTGCTGATGATTCTGACATCTTAAAAGCCGCGGCGTTTGATCAAGTTAACCTTTCTGGTATTCATGAATCATTCTGGCGACCTGCTGGGATGTTATGTAGGTGCTTACCAACAGGAAATCCAACTGCTTTCAACACAATAAGAAAG AATGCAGAGATATTGAATGTTTCTTATGAGATTCTCAAGAGGGACATGTTCCGTGGAAAAATg ATTCTTTTGGTAAGAAGCACAGCTCTTGAAATTGCAAATACCAGGGCAAGGAAGAAGGCTTTTGCAGCTGCCATAGAT GACTGCTCAAGTACTTGTGATGCCGTTGATGCTCAAATCGAAACTATTGAGCAGTTTTTAGAAATGTTGAAGGCTGTATTGAAAGTAATGAGAAGTCAGATTGCTCAATGA
- the LOC101247179 gene encoding uncharacterized protein isoform X5, which produces MKRKRQSKITDLNFDVLKHVMYHVAVSPDGAGNLARTLSVCRLFKELADDSDILKAAAFDQVNLSGIHESFWRPAGMLCRCLPTGNPTAFNTIRKILLVRSTALEIANTRARKKAFAAAIDDCSSTCDAVDAQIETIEQFLEMLKAVLKVMRSQIAQ; this is translated from the exons ATGAAGCGGAAGAGGCAATCTAAAATAACAGATTTGAACTTCGATGTGTTAAAGCACGTTATGTATCATGTTGCTGTGTCACCTGATGGAGCTGGAAATCTTGCCCGAACTTTATCAGT CTGCAGACTGTTCAAGGAACTTGCTGATGATTCTGACATCTTAAAAGCCGCGGCGTTTGATCAAGTTAACCTTTCTGGTATTCATGAATCATTCTGGCGACCTGCTGGGATGTTATGTAGGTGCTTACCAACAGGAAATCCAACTGCTTTCAACACAATAAGAAAG ATTCTTTTGGTAAGAAGCACAGCTCTTGAAATTGCAAATACCAGGGCAAGGAAGAAGGCTTTTGCAGCTGCCATAGAT GACTGCTCAAGTACTTGTGATGCCGTTGATGCTCAAATCGAAACTATTGAGCAGTTTTTAGAAATGTTGAAGGCTGTATTGAAAGTAATGAGAAGTCAGATTGCTCAATGA